TGCATCGCCGCGCCACATGCTGGCTGCGGCGCTGGTCGTGGGCGCCGTGCTGTTCTATATCTTTGCTTCGGAATGGCTGGGATTCCTGCCCACCGCGGCGATCTCGCTGCTGGCACTGATGCTTGCCATGCGCGTGCCGCCGGGCCGCGCGGTGCTGGTCGCATTGATCGCCACGCTGCTCATCCATGCCGCGTTCTACAAGCTGTTGCGCGTGCCTCTGCCGTGGGGCCTCCTGACGCCCATTGCCTGGTAAGCGGGAGCATCACCCCATGTCCGCAGCACTGATGCAGGCTTTCTCGATGGTCTTCGAGCCCTACACCATCGCCGTGATGGTGCTGGCCTCGCTCTATGGCCTGTTCGTCGGTGCGGTCCCGGGGCTGTCGGCCACCATGGCAGTGGCGCTGCTGGTGCCCGTCACCTTCTTCATGCCGCCGATTCCCGCCATCGCGGCCATGGTGACGGCCACCGCCATGGCGATCTTCTCCGGCGACATTCCGGGCTGCCTGTTGCGCATCCCGGGCACGCCCGCTTCCGCGGCCTACACCGACGAGGCATTCGCCATGACGCGCAAGGGCATGGCCGAGACGGCCCTGGGTGCGGGGCTGGTGTTCTCGGCGGTGGGCGGCCTGTTCGGCACCGTGGTGCTCATCGTGGCGGCCCCGGTGCTGGCCGACTTCGCGCTCAACTTCAGTTCCTTCGAGTACTTCTGGCTCGTGCTGCTGGGACTGACCTGCGCGGTGTTCATCACCTCCGACCGGCCGCTCAAGGGCCTTCTCACGCTGCTGCTCGGCCTGCTCGTCGCCTGCGTGGGCCTGGGCAACCCGGCGGGCTTTCCGCGCTTCACCTTCGGCAACGCCGAGATGACCGGCGGCATCGGCATGATCCCGATGATGATCGGGATGTTCGCCATCTCGGAGGTGATCCGCTTCGCGGTCGACACGCTGCCCCCGGGCGAGATCGTGGTCGAGAAAGTGGGGCGCGTGCTGGCCGGGCAATGGGCGCTGGCAAAGAAATACCCGGTGCAGATACTGCGCGGCAGCGTGCTGGGGACGGCGGTGGGGGCACTGCCCGGCGCAGGCGCGGACATCGCGGCCTGGATGTCGTATGCCATGAGCAAGAAATTCTCGAAGGAGCCCGAGAAATTCGGCACGGGCCATGTCGAGGGCATCGTCGAATCGGGATCGGCCAACAACAGCGCACTGGCCGGCGCATGGATCCCGGCGCTGGTGTTCGGCATTCCCGGCGACTCGATCACGGCCATCGTGATCGGCGTGCTCTACATGAAGAACCTCAACCCGGGGCCGACGCTGTTCACCACG
The Variovorax sp. OAS795 genome window above contains:
- a CDS encoding tripartite tricarboxylate transporter permease; protein product: MSAALMQAFSMVFEPYTIAVMVLASLYGLFVGAVPGLSATMAVALLVPVTFFMPPIPAIAAMVTATAMAIFSGDIPGCLLRIPGTPASAAYTDEAFAMTRKGMAETALGAGLVFSAVGGLFGTVVLIVAAPVLADFALNFSSFEYFWLVLLGLTCAVFITSDRPLKGLLTLLLGLLVACVGLGNPAGFPRFTFGNAEMTGGIGMIPMMIGMFAISEVIRFAVDTLPPGEIVVEKVGRVLAGQWALAKKYPVQILRGSVLGTAVGALPGAGADIAAWMSYAMSKKFSKEPEKFGTGHVEGIVESGSANNSALAGAWIPALVFGIPGDSITAIVIGVLYMKNLNPGPTLFTTNPQNIYAVFMLFIIANIIMIPLGILCIKVAKRILRVPRNVLMPLILLFCIVGAFAINNSLFDVAVMLVAGIVAYLLEENDFPIAPAILGVVLGGMLEENFITSMIKSDGNLTGFVARPIAASLAAVVVLVWLSPLLKSLWTRARRGATTAA
- a CDS encoding tripartite tricarboxylate transporter TctB family protein, translated to MKFNDAVFGLILLALGVLVLAVVRSYPAIPGQQVGPALFPGLIAVGLCIGGAMLLAKGWRERQAVAWVRLGDWAASPRHMLAAALVVGAVLFYIFASEWLGFLPTAAISLLALMLAMRVPPGRAVLVALIATLLIHAAFYKLLRVPLPWGLLTPIAW